Proteins found in one Sorghum bicolor cultivar BTx623 chromosome 1, Sorghum_bicolor_NCBIv3, whole genome shotgun sequence genomic segment:
- the LOC8059240 gene encoding heavy metal-associated isoprenylated plant protein 3 translates to MLVGRKENEDEETEDERRTAEAATTKTKTKKKKGDGDEAAALAVVYVVVLRMELHCDGCALKVRKAIKGAHGAESVRTDVAAGTVTVAGNGKADPWDLRDRIQARMPAVDIAFVSPANPPPPPPKDKDADAATAKKNNKGKGRHDKQTMPPPPPESTVVLNIQLHCKGCIDRIKRKANKIKGVKQVSVDTIKEQVTVKGTMDAKALPDVLSAKLKRRVTAVVVTNKNKDKKAAAGPGDNHDDNREQGEEEEAGGTNTTAGGANKKKNKNCKKQQQRGNAAAVPGDDHDDEMASFWMSEEQQYPMTIFPASYGRGGSVGPSYRVELLQGPQPFSDDNPNACSLM, encoded by the exons ATGCTAGTAGGAAGGAAAGAGAATGAAGACGAAGAAACTGAAGACGAGCGGCGGACAGCAGAGGCGGCGACAAccaagacgaagacgaagaagaagaagggcgaCGGTGATGAGGCAGCAGCGCTAGCGGTAGTGTACGTGGTGGTGCTGAGGATGGAGCTGCACTGCGACGGGTGCGCCCTCAAGGTGAGGAAAGCCATCAAGGGTGCGCATGGCGCGGAGAGTGTGAGGACGGACGTGGCGGCGGGCACAGTGACGGTGGCCGGCAACGGCAAGGCCGACCCTTGGGACCTCAGGGATCGCATCCAGGCCAGGATGCCCGCCGTCGATATCGCTTTCGTCTCCCCGGCCAATCCCCCTCCACCTCCACCCAAGGACAAGGACGCCGACGCCGCAACCGCAAAGAAGAACAACAAGGGCAAAGGCCGCCATGACAAACAG acgatgccgccgccgccgccggaatcGACGGTGGTGCTCAACATCCAGCTCCACTGCAAAGGCTGCATTGACCGCATCAAACGCAAAGCCAACAAGATCAAAGGGGTGAAGCAGGTGAGTGTAGACACGATCAAGGAGCAGGTGACCGTGAAGGGCACCATGGACGCCAAGGCTCTCCCCGACGTCCTCAGCGCCAAGCTCAAGCGGCGGGTCACCGCCGTGGTGGTGACCAACAAGAACAAGGACAAGAAGGCCGCCGCCGGCCCCGGCGATAACCATGACGACAACAGGGAGcagggagaggaggaggaggccggcgGCACCAACACTACTGCTGGTGGCgccaacaagaagaagaacaagaactgcaagaagcagcagcagcgaggAAACGCCGCAGCTGTACCCGGCGATGACCACGACGACGAGATGGCTTCTTTTTGGATGTCGGAGGAGCAGCAGTACCCGATGACGATATTCCCGGCGTCGTACGGAAGAGGAGGATCAGTAGGGCCGTCGTACCGCGTCGAGTTGCTGCAGGGGCCGCAGCCGTTCAGCGATGACAACCCCAATGCATGCTCCCTCATGTGA
- the LOC8061373 gene encoding la-related protein 1B — MEPPAAADSSSPDPTPQDQAPSPSPSPSASPAKRSAWKHPSPNGPAVMDANHWPALSDAAKGIKLPDSSAPSPAPVAAPSAVANSSSSQKHSAHHGRHKSARRGGGGGEHSPRDHHDRSAASGWDHAGAAGGGRGAQRNHNNGGGRRGNGAAASATGPSHHGSGASGGGGGFGARRRGAYEPPFYRGPPPPMGMGHYMRGAPPPPPPPPMTVAPPFMGPPPPPVSPMRPFAGPMVFHDMPSPVSPVSPIYFYGPPPPEALRGLALAPPMVGPPAYPYFQAQPEPQPEPEPQHNPEPDAEEERVKLLKQIEFYFSKENLCSDVYLRQQMDGQGWVDISLIAGFKKVQGLKKDLQYIKETVQSSSILEMKDDKIRKHNDWEKWVIPRESNPDAPSSSASVPRPNVNNLTAHLGGMRLHGSASSTGTVELNHHDVIQNGSPSPVAEESSGQQ; from the exons ATGgagccgcccgccgccgccgactcctCCTCGCCCGATCCGACGCCGCAGGACCAagccccgtccccgtccccttCTCCATCCGCCTCCCCGGCCAAGCGCTCCGCCTGGAAGCACCCCTCCCCCAACGGCCCCGCCGTCATGGACGCCAACCACTGGCCCGCGCTCTCCGACGCCGCCAAGGGTATCAAGCTCCCCGACTCCTCGGCTCCATCGCCTGCGCCCGTCGCCGCCCCGTCG GCCGTCGCCAACTCCTCCAGTTCGCAGAAGCACAGCGCCCATCACGGCCGCCACAAGTCCGCCAGgcgcggtggcggtggtggcgaGCACTCTCCACGAGACCATCACGACCGGAGCGCTGCCTCTGGCTGGGACCATGCCGGTGCCGCCGGCGGGGGGAGGGGTGCCCAGAGGAACCATAATAACGGAGGTGGCAGGAGGGGCAATGGCGCAGCTGCCTCTGCCACTGGGCCTTCTCATCATGGCTCTGGTGCCAGCGGCGGAGGTGGAGGCTTTGGTGCCAGACGAAGAGGGGCATACGAGCCGCCCTTCTATCGTGGCCCTCCACCACCAATGGGCATGGGCCACTACATGCGAGGTGCGCCGCCacctccgccaccgccgcccatGACTGTCGCTCCACCATTCATGGGCCCTCCACCGCCACCAGTCTCACCCATGCGTCCGTTTGCTGGACCAATGGTGTTCCATG ACATGCCATCTCCTGTGTCTCCTGTATCCCCCATATACTTTTATGGGCCACCACCACCAGAGGCTCTTAGGGGACTGGCTCTTGCGCCTCCTATGGTTGGTCCACCTGCttatccttactttcaagccCAGCCTGAGCCACAGCCTGAGCCTGAACCTCAGCACAATCCTGAGCCTGATGCGGAAGAGGAACGTGTCAAGCTACTCAAGCAGATAGAGTTCTACTTCAG CAAGGAGAACCTATGCTCAGATGTGTACTTGAGGCAGCAGATGGATGGTCAGGGCTGGGTTGATATATCTCTTATAGCTGGCTTCAAAAAG GTCCAAGGGCTGAAGAAGGACCTACAATATATAAAAGAGACGGTGCAGTCCTCATCTATACTGGAAATGAAG GATGACAAAATCAGGAAGCACAACGACTGGGAGAAATGGGTGATCCCTCGTGAGAGCAATCCTGATGCCCCATCAAGCTCAGCGTCTGTACCAAGACCTAATGTCAATAATCTGACAGCACATCTTGGAGGCATGCGTCTGCATGGATCCGCTAGCTCTACTGGCACAGTGGAGCTGAACCATCACGATGTCATCCAGAACGGATCACCTTCTCCAGTAGCTGAAGAAAGTTCTGGTCAGCAGTAG
- the LOC8059241 gene encoding GDSL esterase/lipase EXL3 produces MTTPPTPLLLLLLLLVAAARGCHGSSSSSSYSYQPQQYKMMMNASSSGRRPAVVTAVIVFGDSIVDPGNNNDLHTLIKANHPPYGKDLFNHEATGRYSNGLIPSDLIAQQLGVKQLVPAYLGVDLSPEDLLTGVSFASGATGFDPLTPVVVSVISMDQQLAYFDEYRGKLVDIAGEEETARIIDGALFVVCAGTDDVANTYFTTPFRSVEYDIPSYVELLVSGAEEFLRKVSARGARKIGFVGMPPVGCVPSQRTLGGGLARACEPSRNEAAQLYNARIQEMIAGLNAEQTQTLVVFLDIYRILDDLMEHGDKYGFADTTRGCCGTGTIEVTGLCDSRFVSVCDDVSKHVFFDSYHPTERAYRIIVNDVFDNYGQVLF; encoded by the exons ATGAcgacgccgccgacgccgctcctcctcctcctcctgctgctggtggcggcggcgagggGCTGCCatgggtcgtcgtcgtcgtcgtcgtactCGTACCAGCCGCAGCAGTACAAGATGATGATGAACGCGTCATCGTCGGGGCGCCGCCCGGCGGTGGTGACGGCGGTGATCGTGTTCGGCGACTCCATTGTTGACCCGGGGAACAACAACGACCTGCACACGCTGATCAAGGCCAACCATCCGCCCTACGGCAAGGACTTGTTCAACCACGAGGCCACGGGACGCTACTCCAACGGACTCATTCCCAGCGACCTCATTG CCCAGCAGCTTGGTGTGAAGCAGCTGGTGCCGGCCTACTTGGGCGTTGATCTGAGCCCCGAGGATCTGCTCACCGGTGTCAGCTTCGCATCCGGCGCCACGGGATTCGACCCGCTGACGCCCGTGGTAGTGAGCGTGATCTCCATGGATCAGCAGCTGGCCTACTTCGACGAGTACCGCGGGAAGCTGGTGGACATCGCCGGCGAGGAGGAGACGGCGAGGATCATCGACGGGGCGCTGTTCGTGGTGTGCGCGGGCACCGACGATGTGGCCAACACCTACTTCACGACGCCGTTCCGCAGCGTGGAGTACGACATCCCCAGTTACGTGGAGCTGCTGGTGAGCGGCGCCGAGGAGTTCCTCCGCAAGGTCAGCGCCAGGGGAGCCAGGAAGATCGGCTTCGTGGGGATGCCGCCGGTGGGGTGCGTGCCGTCGCAGCGGACGCTGGGTGGGGGCCTCGCCAGGGCGTGCGAGCCCAGCCGGAACGAGGCGGCGCAGCTATACAACGCCAGGATCCAGGAGATGATCGCCGGGCTGAACGCGGAGCAAACGCAGACTCTGGTGGTGTTCCTGGACATCTACCGCATCCTGGACGACCTCATGGAGCACGGGGACAAGTACGGCTTCGCCGACACCACCAGGGGCTGCTGCGGCACCGGCACCATCGAGGTCACCGGACTCTGCGACTCCCGCTTCGTCTCCGTCTGCGACGACGTCTCCAAGCACGTCTTCTTCGACAGCTACCACCCCACCGAGCGAGCCTACAGGATCATCGTCAACGACGTGTTTGACAACTACGGCCAAGTGCTCTTCTGA
- the LOC8059242 gene encoding protein DETOXIFICATION 56, with amino-acid sequence MTTPPPPKHEPHGLAAVAAEVRAQRGIALPLIGMNLTWFAKQAVTTAFLGRLGDLQLAAGTLGYSFANVTGFAVLTGLCGAMEPICGQAHGAGNVALLRGTLLRATLMLLAASVPIALLWTRVDAVLLRFGQQPDIADTARTYVLCLLPDLAVTSVLNPLKAYLSAQEVTLPTLFAAALALALHIPLTVSLSARMGVRGVAAAVWLSDLALALMLAAYVLAHELRRGTTTKPPTPTPTPASPTSSLLRLAVPCCLNTCLEWWSYEILVLLTGRLPDARRMVAVVAVTLNFDYLLFAAMLSLSVSASVRVSNELGAGDAALARRAARVSVAGGLAAGLAGGLLMLAARRPWPRIYTRSPEVRDGVGRAMKVMAMLEVVNFPLNVCGGIVRGTARPLLGMYAVVGGFYVVALPVGVALGFKARLGLEGLLAGFLLGAAVSLAVLVTVIVCMDWAAEADKARTRAGDAGAGRVEPSATKAPVESEAC; translated from the coding sequence ATGACGACACCACCGCCACCCAAGCATGAGCCGCATGGCCTCGCCGCTGTTGCGGCCGAGGTGCgcgcgcagcgcggcatcgCGCTCCCGCTCATCGGCATGAACCTCACCTGGTTCGCCAAGCAGGCCGTCACCACCGCCTTCCTGGGCCGCCTCGGCGACCTCCAGCTGGCCGCCGGCACGCTCGGCTACAGCTTCGCCAACGTCACCGGCTTCGCCGTCCTCACCGGCCTCTGCGGCGCCATGGAGCCCATCTGCGGCCAGGCGCACGGCGCGGGGAACGTCGCCCTCCTGCGCGGGACGCTGCTCAGGGCCACGCTCATGCTCCTCGCCGCCTCCGTCCCCATCGCGCTCCTCTGGACGCGCGTCGACGCCGTCCTGCTGCGCTTCGGCCAGCAGCCCGACATCGCCGACACGGCCAGGACCTACGTGCTCTGCCTCCTCCCGGACCTCGCCGTCACCTCCGTGCTCAACCCGCTCAAGGCCTACCTCAGCGCGCAGGAGGTGACGCTGCCCACGCTGTTCGCCGCCGCGCTGGCGCTGGCGCTCCACATCCCGCTCACCGTCTCGCTCTCCGCCAGGATGGGCGTCAGGGGAGTGGCCGCGGCAGTCTGGCTCAGCGACCTCGCCCTCGCGCTCATGCTCGCCGCCTACGTGCTCGCCCACGAGCTCCGGCGGGGGACGACGACCAAGCCACCAACACCAACACCAACACCTGCCTCCCCGACGTCGTCGCTCCTCCGTCTCGCCGTCCCCTGCTGCCTCAACACCTGCCTCGAGTGGTGGTCCTACGAGATCCTGGTGCTCCTCACGGGCCGCCTCCCCGACGCCCGCCGCATGGTGGCCGTCGTCGCCGTCACCCTCAACTTCGACTACCTGCTGTTCGCCGCCATGCTGTCGCTGTCCGTCAGCGCGTCGGTGCGCGTCTCCAACGAGCTGGGCGCCGGGGACGCCGCCCTGGCGCGCCGCGCCGCAAGGGTGTCCGTCGCGGGCGGCTTGGCGGCGGGCCTCGCCGGCGGCCTGCTCATGCTGGCGGCGCGCCGGCCGTGGCCCCGCATATACACCCGCAGCCCGGAGGTGCGGGACGGCGTGGGCCGGGCCATGAAGGTCATGGCCATGCTGGAGGTGGTCAACTTCCCGCTCAACGTCTGCGGCGGCATCGTGCGGGGCACGGCGCGCCCGCTGCTGGGCATGTACGCCGTCGTCGGTGGCTTCTACGTGGTGGCGCTGCCGGTCGGCGTCGCGCTCGGGTTCAAGGCCCGCCTCGGACTCGAGGGACTGCTGGCCGGCTTCCTGCTGGGCGCCGCCGTCAGCCTGGCGGTGCTCGTCACGGTCATCGTGTGCATGGACTgggcggcagaggcagacaaggCGCGGACCAGGGCAGGGGATGCCGGTGCCGGTCGTGTCGAGCCGTCGGCGACCAAGGCGCCGGTGGAATCGGAGGCTTGCTAG